A region of the Microcystis aeruginosa FD4 genome:
CTTTCAAAAACGATGGGTTGACCACCGACGGATTTAAAGGCCCGCACGGGGGAACTTACACCCCCCGGCATTAATTTTTGAGCGGCTGTAAAGATTTCTTTCGATTTTGTTGTTTGATACGAAGATGTGCTAACCAATCCTGTCTCCTTGTCTACTTGAGTCTATCGGTTCCGGGAAAGCCCCGGAGTTTTGTTTTGTTAACTTCCTGCTGCTTGTTCCATTTTAAAGATCACTGGCCTACATTTGACGCAATTTTTTCCCTAGGAAAAGTGCTGGTCGGCTCAAGTCTCGCTATTCTTAACTTGTAGCTTGATGGTTAACAGTTGATGTAATCGGGTGAGAAAGGGCGAAAATTTCACTGTTGACAATTTTTCCACAATCTTTTCAGAATTGCAGGAAAAACCTAGCAATGGCCGAAGTTATTGCTATTGATAGATTTTAGCCCGGAAAGAGCGATCAAAAAAAGCTCCGGTTTTCCACAGATTTTCCACAGGGGAATTCTTGCTATTATTTTTTAGCGTACAAAAAAACTATTCCTGCTATGAAATTTACCAGTAGTCAAAGCGAACTCAACAGCAATTTATCCCTAGTTAGTCGGGCCGTTGCCAGTCGTCCTACCCATCCGGTGTTGGGCAATGTTCTCTTTTGTGCCGATGAGGAAAAGGGCGAAATTAGCCTGACTGCTTTTGATTTGAGTTTAGGGATTCGCACCAGTTTTCGGGCCGAGGTGGTGGAAGGGGGCAAAATTACCCTGCCGGCAAAATTGCTGAACGATATTGTCTCTCGTTTGGGAGAGGGGGAAATCACTATCTCTGTGGAAGAAAACGAGAATGATGAGGAGCATAGTCTCGCTTTCCTGAAAACCGCCTCGGCACAGTTCCAAATTCGCGGCATGAAGGCCGATGAGTTCCCAGAATTGCCCACGGTGGCCGATGGGGAAATTGTTAATTTACCTATAGTTGCCTTGACAGAGGGACTAAAAGGTGCATTGTTTGCCGCTAGTGGCGATGAAACTAAACAGGTGTTGACGGGGGTGCATTTAACTAAAACCGTCGATTGTCTAGAATTTGCCGCTACAGACGGTCATCGTTTAGCGGTGGTACAAACTCCCCTAGAGGAGGTAGAAAGTGCCTCTGGTGGCTTTAATGTCACCATTCCGGCCCGGGCCCTGCGAGAATTGGAAAGAATGATGGCAACAAAACAAAATATCGAGACTATTACTCTGCACGTGGATGATTCTCAAGTCATCTTTGAAATGGGGGAACAGAGGTTAACCAGTCGTAAGTTAGAAGGGGCCTATCCCACTTATAATCAGTTAATTCCTAAATCCTTCGAGCGTTCTTTGGTTTTAGACCGCAAACAGTTAATCCGTTGTTTGGAATTAGTGGCGGTTTTAGCTGACCAAAAGAATAATTTAGTCAAGTTTAGTCTCGATAGCGAAAATGACCGTTTATCCCTAGCGGTGGAATCTCCCGATTTGGGTAGTGCCAAAGAGTCCATGGCGGCGGAAATTCAGGGAGAAAGTGGCGATATTGCCTTTAATGTGAAGTATTTAATGGACGGTTTGAAGGCTTTACCCAATAATGAGATCCAAATGCAGTTAAATGCTAGTACCCAACCGGTTATTTTTAGCCCCTTGGGAGGTTTAAAGATGACTTATTTGGTGATGCCGGTACAAATTCGTCAGTAACTTTTACCTAGAAGGGATTATCAGCAGCTTGTCTAACAATTAGGGGTTGTTAGTCCCAACCCCTGAAAATACTAATTAAAAGGTATCGCGAGAATCTGGAAAAGGAAAACGAGTGCGATAACTGTATCCTTTGGATTATAGCGATAATCCGATTTTGCTTTCGAGAGTAAATCCGTTGAGTAACGCACAGAAAACGGGTTTCTCGGAGAAACCCGTTTTCTACTCATGCAAGTCTTATGAATTATGTTTTTTTTTGCAGGTATTGTCTGAAATTTATCCCTAAAAAAGGAAAAGTTGACAAAATCGATTTTAAAAAACTGTTTTTTCGATTGGTTAGTACCCAGAACTGACATTTAACCCCAAAAACCCCAGGGCAAGCGCATCTTAACAATGCTTGACAAAATGAACTTTATGTGGGTTGCTTACCCAGAGAACGATTCAGGAATATTTGAGGAGAAT
Encoded here:
- the dnaN gene encoding DNA polymerase III subunit beta, whose protein sequence is MKFTSSQSELNSNLSLVSRAVASRPTHPVLGNVLFCADEEKGEISLTAFDLSLGIRTSFRAEVVEGGKITLPAKLLNDIVSRLGEGEITISVEENENDEEHSLAFLKTASAQFQIRGMKADEFPELPTVADGEIVNLPIVALTEGLKGALFAASGDETKQVLTGVHLTKTVDCLEFAATDGHRLAVVQTPLEEVESASGGFNVTIPARALRELERMMATKQNIETITLHVDDSQVIFEMGEQRLTSRKLEGAYPTYNQLIPKSFERSLVLDRKQLIRCLELVAVLADQKNNLVKFSLDSENDRLSLAVESPDLGSAKESMAAEIQGESGDIAFNVKYLMDGLKALPNNEIQMQLNASTQPVIFSPLGGLKMTYLVMPVQIRQ